The following coding sequences are from one Reyranella humidisoli window:
- a CDS encoding heme ABC transporter ATP-binding protein: MLQAIGIEVRVRTKTLLRDVSLEVEPGEFVAIIGPNGAGKSTLLNALAGDRPLTSGEILLDGRPFGQWSKPELARRRAVLPQHSAVAFDFTGLQIAMLGLLAFRGTLSERQMQALAEQALAETEALAFADRPYTVLSGGERQRIQLARVLAQCDADPSATPFLLLDEPITGLDLSHQHAALASARRRADRGLGVLAVLHDLNMAARYADRVGIVEDGRVTNLGPTRETLDPARLSAVFATPIVRIETGSEAAFLSPG; this comes from the coding sequence ATGCTTCAGGCGATCGGCATCGAGGTGCGCGTGCGCACCAAGACGCTGCTGCGCGATGTCTCGCTCGAGGTCGAGCCAGGCGAGTTCGTGGCGATCATCGGCCCCAACGGCGCCGGCAAGAGCACGCTGCTCAATGCCCTGGCGGGCGACCGTCCCTTGACCTCGGGCGAGATCCTGCTCGACGGGCGGCCGTTCGGACAGTGGAGCAAACCGGAGCTGGCACGACGTCGCGCCGTGCTGCCGCAGCATTCGGCCGTGGCCTTCGACTTCACCGGCCTGCAGATCGCGATGCTGGGACTGCTCGCCTTTCGCGGCACCCTGTCGGAACGACAGATGCAGGCACTGGCCGAACAGGCTCTCGCCGAAACCGAGGCACTGGCCTTCGCCGACCGGCCCTACACCGTTCTGTCCGGCGGCGAACGCCAGCGCATCCAGCTGGCGCGCGTGCTGGCGCAGTGCGACGCCGACCCGTCGGCGACGCCGTTCCTGCTGCTCGACGAGCCGATCACCGGCCTCGATCTCTCGCACCAGCACGCCGCCCTCGCCAGCGCGCGCCGACGCGCCGATCGCGGCCTGGGCGTTCTCGCCGTGCTGCACGATCTGAACATGGCGGCGCGGTATGCCGACCGCGTCGGCATCGTCGAGGACGGTCGTGTGACCAATCTGGGGCCGACGCGAGAGACGCTCGACCCGGCACGGCTTTCCGCCGTTTTCGCGACGCCCATCGTCCGAATCGAGACCGGCAGTGAGGCTGCATTTCTCAGCCCCGGCTGA
- a CDS encoding TonB-dependent hemoglobin/transferrin/lactoferrin family receptor, with amino-acid sequence MKTRALLYALMATTAVGAFLTAPASAQTSTAPPVADPTQPAPATHGVPTQLDAVTTAAMRSRRPLDDVPATVSVITTENIDRENMQDVRDLVRNEPGVTVGNNPNRAGFQNFVIRGIGGNRVLLMVDGMRTPDFPDSNQGAGTYSREQPDLEDIKRVEIIRGPASALYGSDAIGGVVAYTTKDPGDYMRDGKNFYASAKAAYSGANQQFSESFTGAVRSGNVEFMGIYTRRDGDQYTPAQTMIAPNPTTWSNNNFFAKLVIKPTEVDTIRLTGTYSDGVQSTNILTGIGRFPSLFASIYDEWGKDYTQTYRISAQWEHNAPIGFIDRLSFLAYFNSVNTQADTYQLRGALNGVIPSNARTSQFYYNQNVAGAELQMHTDANIGGLDNFFTYGLSFAYTTTTRPRDRWQITLATGARTQVVGGETYPNKNFPDTDTVQAGIYVQDEISALGGRLKITPAVRLDYYSMTPDPDKYFWNSTGATLNVVPQASTYVSASPKLGLLYHFNDTYSGYFQYATGFRAPPYDNANFGFTNTASFYQILPNANLKPETANSFEVGLRGKYENGSSWQLTGFYNLYNNFLETTVVGMVGPVTQFQYVNLTNVTIWGIEARGEYRFAPEWAVAGWTAFAQGTDTRTGLPVDSVSPWTTQARIRYGFDKGLVAQLIGTVAAAHSAVSSPTAFQAPAYFNLDATVGYVINDHFKVNAGAFNITNAKYWNSPDMVGIQASNPQLDLYAQPGRYFGVNLTAKW; translated from the coding sequence ATGAAAACCCGCGCACTGCTTTATGCGCTGATGGCGACAACCGCCGTCGGTGCCTTTCTAACCGCGCCCGCATCGGCGCAGACATCGACCGCTCCGCCCGTCGCCGATCCGACGCAGCCGGCGCCGGCCACCCACGGCGTACCAACGCAGCTCGACGCAGTGACGACCGCTGCCATGCGCAGCCGGCGCCCGCTCGACGACGTGCCCGCGACCGTGTCCGTGATCACGACCGAGAACATCGATCGCGAGAACATGCAGGACGTTCGCGATCTCGTGCGCAACGAGCCCGGCGTCACCGTCGGCAACAATCCCAATCGCGCCGGCTTCCAGAATTTCGTGATCCGCGGCATTGGCGGCAACCGCGTGCTGCTGATGGTCGACGGCATGCGCACGCCCGACTTCCCCGACAGCAACCAGGGTGCCGGCACCTATTCGCGCGAGCAGCCCGACCTCGAGGACATCAAGCGCGTCGAGATCATCCGCGGCCCCGCCTCCGCGCTTTACGGCTCGGACGCGATCGGCGGCGTTGTGGCCTACACGACCAAGGATCCCGGCGACTACATGCGCGACGGCAAGAACTTCTATGCCAGCGCCAAGGCCGCCTACAGCGGCGCCAACCAGCAGTTCTCCGAATCGTTCACCGGCGCCGTGCGCTCGGGCAACGTCGAGTTCATGGGCATCTATACGCGGCGCGATGGCGACCAGTACACGCCCGCGCAGACCATGATCGCGCCCAACCCGACGACGTGGAGCAACAACAACTTCTTCGCCAAGCTGGTGATCAAGCCGACGGAGGTCGACACGATCCGCCTCACCGGCACCTATTCCGACGGCGTGCAGAGCACCAACATCCTCACGGGCATCGGCCGATTTCCGTCCCTGTTCGCGAGCATCTACGACGAATGGGGCAAGGACTATACCCAGACCTATCGCATCAGTGCGCAGTGGGAGCACAACGCCCCGATCGGCTTCATCGACCGGCTGAGCTTCCTTGCCTACTTCAATTCGGTCAACACGCAGGCCGACACCTATCAGCTGCGCGGCGCCTTGAACGGCGTGATTCCGAGCAATGCCCGCACCTCGCAGTTCTACTACAACCAGAACGTCGCGGGCGCCGAGTTGCAGATGCACACGGACGCCAACATCGGCGGCCTCGACAATTTCTTCACCTATGGCCTGAGCTTCGCCTACACGACGACGACCCGGCCGCGCGACCGCTGGCAGATCACGCTCGCGACCGGCGCCCGCACCCAGGTGGTCGGCGGCGAGACCTATCCGAACAAGAACTTCCCCGACACCGACACGGTGCAGGCCGGCATCTACGTGCAGGACGAGATCAGCGCGCTGGGCGGGCGTCTCAAGATCACGCCGGCCGTGCGTCTCGACTACTACAGCATGACGCCCGATCCGGATAAGTACTTCTGGAACTCGACGGGCGCGACGCTCAACGTCGTCCCGCAGGCCAGCACCTATGTCTCGGCCTCGCCGAAGCTCGGCCTGCTCTACCACTTCAACGACACCTATTCGGGTTACTTCCAGTACGCGACGGGCTTCCGCGCGCCGCCATACGACAACGCGAACTTCGGCTTCACCAACACCGCCTCGTTCTACCAGATCCTGCCCAACGCCAACCTGAAGCCCGAGACGGCGAACTCCTTCGAGGTCGGCCTCCGCGGCAAATACGAGAACGGCTCGAGCTGGCAGCTCACCGGCTTCTACAACCTCTACAACAACTTCCTCGAGACCACGGTCGTGGGCATGGTGGGCCCGGTCACCCAGTTCCAGTACGTCAACCTGACCAACGTGACGATCTGGGGCATCGAGGCGCGCGGCGAGTACCGCTTCGCTCCCGAATGGGCGGTCGCCGGCTGGACCGCGTTCGCGCAGGGCACCGACACCAGGACTGGCCTGCCGGTCGATTCGGTGTCGCCCTGGACCACGCAGGCCCGCATCCGCTACGGCTTCGACAAGGGCCTGGTCGCACAGCTCATCGGCACGGTGGCGGCCGCGCACAGCGCGGTCAGCAGCCCGACGGCCTTCCAGGCGCCGGCCTACTTCAACCTCGACGCCACCGTCGGCTACGTCATCAACGACCACTTCAAGGTCAATGCCGGCGCGTTCAACATCACCAACGCCAAGTACTGGAACTCGCCGGACATGGTCGGCATCCAGGCAAGCAACCCGCAGCTGGACCTCTACGCCCAGCCCGGCCGCTACTTCGGCGTCAACCTGACGGCCAAGTGGTAG
- a CDS encoding FecCD family ABC transporter permease: MTAFALRRPIPLFALAALASVVASLCIGAFPVGLGQILSAIGLSNEPLDDTTAAVLYAIRAPRVFAAFAVGAALAAGGAAMQSLFRNPLADPGLLGVSSGAALAAVSVIVLGERVMHIVPPELRPWSLPVAAFLGGLAATVLVYRIAAREGVTLVGTLLLAGIAINALTSAGIGMLVFVADDQQLRTLIFWTMGGFGSVTWVAITPALLILLISVPTLLPTAHLLDALALGEREAGHVGVDVERLKRRLVAQVALAVGAGVAISGIVGFVGLIAPHIVRLLLGPSHRTLLPAAALFGGAFLVLADALARTMVSPAELPIGVLTALVGGPFFLWLLASRAARGGL, encoded by the coding sequence GTGACGGCGTTCGCGCTGCGTCGTCCGATCCCGCTGTTCGCGCTCGCCGCTCTGGCGAGCGTGGTCGCGAGCCTGTGCATCGGCGCCTTCCCCGTCGGCCTCGGCCAGATCCTGTCGGCCATCGGCCTGTCGAACGAACCGCTCGACGACACCACGGCGGCGGTCCTCTACGCGATCCGCGCGCCGCGTGTCTTCGCGGCCTTCGCCGTCGGCGCCGCGCTGGCCGCCGGCGGGGCCGCGATGCAGAGCCTGTTCCGCAACCCGCTGGCCGATCCCGGCCTGCTGGGCGTGTCGAGCGGCGCGGCGCTGGCCGCGGTCTCGGTGATCGTGCTGGGCGAGAGGGTGATGCACATCGTGCCGCCGGAGCTGCGGCCCTGGTCGCTGCCGGTCGCAGCCTTCCTCGGCGGGCTCGCGGCCACCGTCCTCGTCTATCGCATTGCCGCGCGCGAGGGCGTGACCCTGGTGGGCACGCTGCTGCTGGCCGGCATCGCCATCAATGCGCTGACGTCCGCCGGCATCGGCATGCTGGTCTTCGTGGCCGACGACCAGCAGCTTCGCACGCTGATCTTCTGGACCATGGGCGGCTTCGGCTCGGTCACCTGGGTGGCGATCACGCCCGCCCTTCTCATTCTTCTGATCAGCGTGCCGACCCTGCTGCCGACCGCGCATCTGCTCGATGCGCTGGCACTGGGTGAGCGCGAAGCCGGTCATGTCGGCGTCGACGTCGAACGCCTGAAGAGGCGCCTCGTGGCCCAGGTGGCGCTTGCGGTCGGCGCCGGCGTGGCGATCTCGGGCATCGTGGGCTTCGTCGGCCTGATCGCGCCCCACATCGTGCGCCTGTTGCTCGGCCCCTCGCATCGCACGCTGCTGCCGGCGGCCGCCCTTTTCGGCGGGGCGTTTCTCGTGCTCGCGGATGCGCTGGCGCGCACCATGGTCTCGCCGGCCGAACTGCCGATCGGCGTGTTGACGGCATTGGTCGGCGGTCCGTTCTTCCTGTGGCTCCTGGCGAGCCGTGCCGCACGGGGTGGCCTGTGA
- a CDS encoding virulence factor SrfB produces MSDLARLPSYPSPTTLIARSGIQFLDFGFDPVRLKVREWGFHDAAASNAVDDLVQLDFDEGRGQYEVVENGRRRAADPNLVITAKDALAPFLDKWVPVPFLQVRPNNQFREGPADWARVRVVDLEARYGSGYRDEQGNRYRAVLAFDTGLIAEAEGRAYLAPSPKDVTSGALFSLAPQQRANHWLLRQGWMVQWLDELFHELHPRATAEEIDNDIKQKPQEATARYLAFLGLLAAAAHFPPVKLVGDAERPGRGAIEVDLVLDVGNSRTCGLLIEAAGELGVNLNDSYELALRDLSHPEVVHTRPFESRVEFAQAWFGKNHLSRLGGRADAFVWPTMTRVGPEATRLAARRRGTEGNTGMSSPKRYLWDEEAQTREWRFNVAYAQDQTAMPAAAGPMAQLVNQKGEPLHLVDADADSADHLPVFEPLYSRSSVMTFVLTEVLLQALTLMNSPQQRGRRAHAETPRRLRRIVLTLPTGMPLAERLIFRKRAEAARDLVWMMMGWKLDDPAAPAPRVLTDWDEASCTQLVYLYTEVARNFGGDARRFFQITRKPRGKPPEDVLNIASIDVGGGTTDLIINSYRLEGAGTSVTLFPEQKFREGFNVAGDDILLRVVQGHVLPPIEAALRTAGIANPGDLMAELVGGDRGGEDVIQRNLRQQFALQIAQPIALEFLRAAETYDPTSGVVAAEPRAYETFFPGGAKPSDEVVTFVNEAARKRGAQNFDLRAVVFPVDLPGLDKTVRAEMGRVLAPLAEIVHAYDCDVLLLSGRPSRLPGIRALVMELLPLPPERVISLHEYRVGAWYPFRDARLRVEDPKTTVAVGAMIAALAQSQLPDFSFRSDLLRSKSIARFIGKLDGGGRLQKEDLVYRDVDLDNREYELPEIAFEFRGPMWLGARQLDLVRWPAARLYALEFAKPEYAERHARETPFKIALARVKPKDKDSGDVERFRLRQVTNRDGRAVALDRLTLRLQTLPRREGYWLDTGMLKTG; encoded by the coding sequence ATGAGCGACCTTGCCCGCCTGCCGAGCTATCCCAGCCCGACGACGCTGATTGCCCGCTCCGGCATCCAGTTCCTCGACTTCGGCTTCGACCCCGTGCGCCTCAAGGTACGCGAATGGGGCTTCCATGACGCCGCCGCCTCCAACGCGGTCGACGATCTGGTGCAGCTCGACTTCGACGAGGGCCGCGGCCAGTACGAGGTGGTCGAGAACGGCCGCCGGCGCGCCGCCGATCCCAACCTCGTCATCACCGCCAAGGACGCGCTCGCACCCTTTCTCGACAAATGGGTGCCGGTGCCGTTCCTGCAGGTGCGGCCCAACAACCAGTTCCGCGAAGGCCCTGCCGACTGGGCGCGCGTGCGCGTGGTCGACCTCGAGGCGCGCTACGGCTCGGGCTATCGCGACGAGCAGGGCAACCGCTATCGCGCGGTGCTGGCCTTCGACACCGGCCTGATCGCCGAGGCCGAGGGCCGGGCCTATCTCGCGCCTTCGCCCAAGGACGTGACCTCCGGTGCCTTGTTTTCGCTGGCGCCGCAGCAGCGCGCCAATCACTGGCTGCTGCGCCAGGGCTGGATGGTGCAGTGGCTCGACGAGCTGTTCCACGAGCTGCATCCGCGCGCGACGGCGGAAGAGATCGACAACGACATCAAGCAGAAGCCGCAGGAAGCGACCGCGCGCTACCTCGCCTTCCTTGGCCTGCTCGCGGCGGCCGCGCACTTCCCGCCTGTCAAGCTGGTGGGCGATGCCGAGCGGCCGGGTCGGGGCGCGATCGAGGTCGACCTGGTGCTCGACGTCGGCAACTCGCGCACCTGCGGCCTGCTGATCGAGGCGGCGGGCGAGTTGGGGGTCAACCTGAACGATTCCTACGAACTGGCCCTGCGCGACCTCTCGCATCCCGAGGTCGTCCACACGCGCCCCTTCGAATCGCGCGTGGAGTTCGCCCAGGCGTGGTTCGGCAAGAACCATCTCTCGCGACTGGGCGGTCGCGCCGATGCCTTCGTCTGGCCGACCATGACGCGCGTCGGTCCCGAGGCGACGCGGCTGGCGGCTCGCCGGCGCGGTACCGAGGGCAATACCGGCATGTCGAGTCCCAAGCGTTATCTGTGGGATGAGGAAGCGCAGACCCGCGAATGGCGCTTCAACGTGGCCTATGCGCAGGACCAGACGGCGATGCCGGCCGCCGCCGGGCCGATGGCCCAGCTCGTGAACCAAAAGGGCGAGCCGCTGCATCTCGTGGATGCCGACGCCGATTCGGCCGACCACCTGCCGGTGTTCGAGCCGCTTTACTCACGTTCTTCGGTCATGACGTTCGTCCTCACCGAAGTGCTGCTGCAGGCGCTGACGCTCATGAACTCGCCGCAGCAGCGCGGCCGGCGCGCCCATGCCGAGACGCCGCGCCGTCTGCGCCGCATCGTGCTCACCCTGCCGACCGGCATGCCGCTGGCCGAACGGCTGATCTTCCGCAAGCGCGCCGAGGCCGCGCGCGACCTCGTCTGGATGATGATGGGCTGGAAGCTCGACGATCCGGCGGCGCCGGCGCCGCGCGTGCTCACCGACTGGGACGAGGCGAGCTGCACGCAACTCGTCTACCTCTACACCGAGGTCGCCCGCAATTTCGGCGGCGACGCACGCCGCTTCTTCCAGATCACGCGCAAGCCGCGCGGCAAGCCGCCCGAGGACGTGCTCAACATCGCCAGCATCGACGTGGGTGGCGGCACGACCGATCTCATCATCAACTCTTACCGGCTCGAAGGCGCCGGAACGTCGGTGACGCTGTTCCCGGAACAGAAGTTCCGCGAGGGCTTCAACGTGGCCGGCGACGACATCCTGCTGCGCGTCGTGCAGGGCCATGTGCTGCCGCCGATCGAGGCGGCGCTGCGCACCGCGGGCATCGCCAATCCGGGGGACCTGATGGCCGAGCTGGTTGGCGGTGATCGCGGCGGCGAGGACGTGATCCAGCGTAACCTGCGCCAGCAGTTCGCGCTCCAGATCGCCCAGCCGATCGCGCTCGAGTTCCTGCGCGCGGCCGAGACCTACGATCCGACCTCCGGCGTCGTCGCGGCCGAGCCGCGGGCCTACGAGACATTCTTCCCGGGCGGCGCCAAGCCGTCGGACGAAGTCGTCACCTTCGTGAACGAGGCGGCACGCAAGCGCGGCGCCCAGAACTTCGACCTGCGCGCCGTCGTTTTCCCGGTCGACCTGCCGGGCCTCGACAAGACGGTGCGCGCCGAGATGGGTCGCGTGCTGGCGCCGCTCGCCGAGATCGTCCACGCCTACGATTGCGACGTGCTGCTTCTCTCCGGCCGGCCGTCCCGCCTGCCCGGCATCCGCGCGCTGGTGATGGAACTGCTGCCGCTGCCGCCGGAGCGGGTGATCTCGCTGCACGAATATCGCGTCGGCGCCTGGTATCCGTTCCGCGACGCGCGCCTGCGCGTCGAGGATCCGAAGACCACGGTCGCGGTTGGCGCCATGATCGCGGCGCTGGCGCAGTCGCAGCTTCCGGACTTCTCCTTCCGCTCCGACCTGCTGCGCTCCAAGAGCATCGCCCGGTTCATCGGCAAGCTCGACGGCGGCGGCCGCCTGCAGAAGGAGGATCTCGTCTATCGCGACGTCGATCTCGACAATCGCGAGTACGAGCTGCCCGAGATCGCCTTCGAGTTCCGCGGGCCCATGTGGCTGGGGGCGCGCCAGCTCGACCTGGTGCGCTGGCCGGCGGCGCGGCTCTATGCACTCGAATTTGCCAAGCCTGAGTATGCAGAGCGCCATGCGCGCGAGACGCCGTTCAAGATCGCGCTCGCCCGGGTGAAGCCCAAGGACAAGGACTCGGGCGACGTCGAACGTTTCCGTCTGCGTCAGGTGACCAATCGCGACGGCCGCGCCGTCGCGCTCGATCGCCTGACTCTCCGCCTTCAGACACTGCCGCGCCGTGAGGGCTACTGGCTCGACACCGGCATGCTCAAGACCGGTTAA
- a CDS encoding heme/hemin ABC transporter substrate-binding protein encodes MKRRTVLGLGAAAAVAALPVHAQQPPRVVSVGSSITEIIYDLGAEKLLVGVDTTSLYPEAARKLPQVGYMRALSAEGVLSLKPTLIIATTAAGPAGALDQLKATGIEIMILPDKYDYDSVVTKIAAIGKVTGKISEADSMIARGREAMKSLADRLATAKSHPRVLFLLSMSGGAPQAAGRDTAAAGIIKLAGGINAVDGYSGYRPLTPESVIASNADYVLVTRQTVQAMGGRQAILDQPSLNRTPAGKAGKIVEFDTLLLLGFGPRTPEAATELAMALHPDLVRAP; translated from the coding sequence ATGAAGCGCCGTACCGTCCTCGGGCTGGGTGCTGCCGCCGCCGTCGCGGCTCTCCCGGTCCATGCACAGCAGCCGCCCCGCGTCGTGTCGGTCGGCAGCTCCATTACAGAGATCATCTACGACCTCGGCGCCGAGAAGCTGCTCGTCGGCGTCGACACGACCAGCCTCTATCCCGAGGCTGCACGGAAACTGCCGCAGGTCGGTTACATGCGGGCGCTGTCTGCCGAAGGCGTGCTGTCGCTGAAGCCGACCCTGATCATCGCGACCACCGCGGCCGGGCCGGCGGGCGCACTCGACCAGCTCAAGGCGACCGGCATCGAGATCATGATCCTGCCGGACAAGTACGACTATGACAGCGTGGTCACCAAGATCGCCGCCATAGGCAAGGTGACCGGCAAAATCTCCGAAGCCGACTCCATGATCGCCAGGGGACGCGAGGCGATGAAGTCGCTGGCGGACCGGCTGGCGACGGCCAAGAGCCATCCGCGCGTGCTGTTCCTGCTGTCGATGAGCGGCGGCGCCCCGCAGGCCGCGGGCCGTGACACGGCGGCGGCCGGTATCATCAAGCTGGCCGGCGGCATCAATGCCGTCGACGGCTATTCGGGCTACCGGCCGCTGACGCCGGAATCGGTCATCGCCTCCAATGCCGACTATGTGCTGGTGACACGTCAGACGGTGCAAGCCATGGGCGGCAGGCAAGCCATTCTCGACCAGCCCTCGCTCAACCGCACGCCCGCCGGCAAGGCCGGGAAGATCGTCGAGTTCGACACGCTGCTCCTGCTGGGCTTCGGGCCCCGCACGCCCGAAGCCGCCACCGAGCTCGCCATGGCGCTGCATCCCGACCTCGTCCGCGCGCCGTGA
- a CDS encoding hemin-degrading factor yields MLSHSNTELATRWSRLRGEKPALRIRDAAATLGVGEAELVALGVGQTATPLTADWRGILNDMPAVGRVMCLTRNEHCVHERHGRFEEVDVKGAHAGIVLGTDIDLRLFLGQWKHGFAVREPLKQGERLSLQFFDGTGEAVHKIYATDETDRPAFDALIARYAAATPPEMKIAPGAVDTADRPDSEIDLEGLRAAWRGMKDTHEFFGMLGKFKVGRVQALRLVGEDLARELPVRSLRAAFEAAAADGTPVMVFVGNRGCIQIHTGPVKRLVATPGWFNVLDPDFNLHLRDEGVVRVFSVRKPTEDGIVTSLEAFDANGRNILLMFGARKPGKPELEDWRAIVANVEKQAAS; encoded by the coding sequence ATGCTCTCGCACTCGAACACCGAACTCGCCACCCGCTGGAGCCGCCTGCGCGGCGAGAAGCCCGCCCTGCGCATCCGTGATGCCGCCGCGACGCTGGGCGTCGGCGAGGCCGAACTGGTGGCGCTCGGTGTCGGCCAGACCGCGACACCGCTCACGGCCGACTGGCGCGGCATCCTGAACGACATGCCGGCCGTCGGCCGCGTGATGTGCCTGACGCGCAACGAGCATTGCGTGCACGAGCGCCATGGCCGCTTCGAGGAGGTCGATGTAAAGGGCGCGCATGCCGGGATCGTGCTGGGCACGGACATCGACCTGCGTCTGTTCCTCGGACAGTGGAAGCATGGCTTCGCGGTGCGCGAACCGCTGAAGCAGGGCGAGCGGCTCAGCCTGCAGTTCTTCGACGGCACCGGCGAGGCAGTGCACAAGATCTACGCCACCGACGAGACGGATCGGCCGGCCTTCGACGCGCTGATCGCGCGCTACGCGGCCGCTACGCCGCCCGAGATGAAGATCGCGCCGGGCGCCGTCGATACCGCCGACCGTCCCGATTCCGAGATCGACCTCGAAGGCCTGCGCGCAGCCTGGCGAGGCATGAAGGACACCCATGAGTTCTTCGGCATGCTGGGCAAGTTCAAGGTCGGTCGCGTCCAGGCGCTGCGCCTGGTGGGCGAGGATCTGGCGCGCGAGCTGCCGGTGCGGTCGCTGCGCGCTGCCTTCGAGGCCGCGGCGGCCGACGGCACGCCCGTCATGGTCTTCGTCGGGAATCGCGGCTGCATCCAGATCCATACCGGTCCGGTGAAGCGCCTGGTCGCCACACCGGGCTGGTTCAACGTGCTCGATCCCGACTTCAACCTGCACCTGCGCGACGAGGGTGTGGTGCGCGTCTTCTCGGTGCGCAAGCCGACCGAGGACGGCATCGTGACCTCGCTCGAGGCGTTCGATGCGAACGGCCGCAACATCCTGCTGATGTTCGGCGCCCGCAAGCCGGGCAAGCCCGAGCTCGAGGACTGGCGCGCCATCGTCGCCAACGTCGAGAAGCAGGCGGCTTCCTGA
- a CDS encoding energy transducer TonB: MALSLALHGLAIIPLLLAGVSGSSANDDEPALMVELSLAAPTAGPAAEADQPESTPQPQQQPEPPTPPVEATEVTPPPEPEPPPPQEVAAAEPEIKVELPPPDEPPPPTAAEMKPVEPPKPKPPQPKPAAAPRPAAQVAVTKAPSPDAGNAGITQQQAASSSSFIVFEGKPRYRVPPTPAVYPPRSIELGQQGEVLVRVRLQPDGAAAEIVLWRSSNFPLLDRSALAAVRGWHFLPAVRDGRPVAAWVEIPVRFHLR, from the coding sequence GTGGCGTTGTCGCTTGCTCTGCACGGGCTGGCGATCATTCCCCTCCTTCTCGCCGGCGTCTCCGGCAGCAGCGCCAACGACGACGAACCGGCGTTGATGGTCGAACTCTCGCTGGCTGCGCCTACCGCCGGGCCCGCGGCCGAGGCCGACCAACCCGAAAGCACGCCCCAACCCCAGCAGCAGCCCGAGCCGCCGACGCCTCCGGTCGAGGCGACCGAGGTGACGCCACCGCCTGAACCCGAGCCACCGCCCCCGCAAGAGGTCGCGGCGGCGGAGCCCGAGATCAAGGTCGAGCTCCCTCCACCGGACGAGCCGCCACCGCCGACTGCCGCGGAGATGAAGCCGGTCGAACCGCCCAAGCCAAAGCCGCCGCAACCCAAGCCGGCGGCCGCGCCGCGCCCGGCGGCGCAGGTCGCGGTCACCAAGGCCCCTTCGCCGGACGCCGGCAATGCCGGTATCACGCAGCAGCAGGCGGCCTCCTCGTCGTCGTTCATCGTGTTCGAGGGCAAGCCGCGATATCGCGTGCCGCCAACGCCCGCCGTCTATCCGCCGCGCTCGATAGAACTTGGCCAGCAGGGCGAGGTCCTGGTGCGCGTGCGCCTCCAGCCCGACGGCGCCGCCGCCGAGATCGTTCTGTGGCGCAGCAGCAACTTTCCCCTGCTCGACCGCTCGGCGCTCGCCGCGGTGCGCGGCTGGCACTTCCTTCCCGCCGTGCGCGATGGCCGACCGGTCGCCGCCTGGGTGGAAATCCCCGTTCGTTTTCATCTTCGTTGA